The Fulvivirga ligni genome window below encodes:
- a CDS encoding NifU family protein has protein sequence METQVKNGNQKVVNLYMEANPNPNSLKFVANYMLVPEGSSYDFPDIESTENAPLAKELFGYEYVDRVFYMSNFITITKKEGVEWAEIKDTLKIHIKNFIESGQDIIKQVAPEPLYDENDSETVKKIKGILDEYIKPAVEQDGGAISFHSYENGIVKVLLQGSCSGCPSSTVTLKAGIENLLKRMLPEVQGVEAEGI, from the coding sequence ATGGAGACACAAGTTAAGAATGGAAATCAGAAAGTAGTAAACCTCTATATGGAGGCTAACCCTAATCCGAACTCATTGAAGTTTGTGGCTAACTATATGTTAGTGCCGGAAGGGTCTAGCTATGACTTTCCTGATATTGAGAGCACAGAAAATGCTCCATTAGCAAAAGAACTTTTCGGATATGAATATGTAGACCGTGTATTTTACATGTCTAATTTCATCACTATCACTAAAAAAGAAGGTGTAGAGTGGGCTGAAATTAAAGATACTCTTAAAATACATATCAAAAACTTCATAGAGTCTGGTCAGGACATCATAAAACAAGTAGCTCCTGAGCCTCTATATGATGAAAATGATTCTGAAACTGTAAAGAAGATTAAAGGAATACTTGATGAATATATAAAGCCAGCTGTTGAGCAGGATGGTGGGGCTATCTCATTTCATTCATATGAAAATGGCATAGTAAAGGTACTTCTACAAGGCTCTTGCAGTGGATGTCCTTCATCTACCGTAACCTTAAAGGCTGGTATAGAGAACCTTCTTAAAAGAATGCTTCCTGAAGTACAGGGAGTAGAGGCAGAAGGCATCTAA